From one Rhopalosiphum padi isolate XX-2018 chromosome 2, ASM2088224v1, whole genome shotgun sequence genomic stretch:
- the LOC132918878 gene encoding exocyst complex component 4 → MANPPSKPPRGIKTPKETSGLLMTMIRALSATESNEHREIEKTALEREYKRCDQKLEELISMEHQNLARVMHLFTSVSSEINLSRERVQAAKQKLLACKTLLRCKRDELRKFYVESIEQHHMLTQLTQIEQIKEVPFQLNMLESKNQYLQCTKLLMDTLQISNNDLKNIDALNELRIELKHKKQALYNRLLDELMNHIYVISPQSAKSFRRTGSDGYNSSFGQSTRRSYKYIPQIASHKDILNENNETDINELDTEKFVPIAVECLAILFKLNDTIEKLKSTMQTQLVEIVEKTTKQISTTNQSKNSGEQLVTLVNGVILQFYSVVDAHQLFLCSLDKIVDQKLLANVNKYDLKYVWENIESIVQMFLSNYLDVNSHSDLIIKSTPIFSNIDLNVFFSKKKIQRPKQCLFKFSNAFESSSDILERPFTSITQTQTMICTSSSDNIIYIYEPLTMFIQQIEQSINMNTCTLSLWLNEYIRTVFLDRQHSKVATTVESITKQADAWHSITTPEQIQELIISRPLLSSTVSIWNNICQIKKLVITMPEYASHFLMIMVSISRSYKETCDNLFTSSIKSCDNTTKLVSYLWIQKHDLVDYLKQSHNWVRREYENKSKKSSVDELKRYTQEADKLFENLEGNDFKVTSVSDINQLRCLAHLLESMEWFGKKLNEISNPESKHYLVPKLNTSKTDNNNLPLSLVETLHQLGKDFLEISDNILLYLYLEVRAQSIYYLLPSFESAIGNTTEPKVLDLNQSVSSLHEAMLNAISNSKSQYIFEGLGEVMAKSLVNYTRNIETIDEIAIRKIIRDITMLKYNIAAMLGASQVTLEKTVHYYELLLCTPKEILEEILEKGAGFSEAEYLNLLQIVHRSNKNIEETTSLQNDLNRLSDILSQTKQTFLI, encoded by the exons ATGGCAAATCCACCAAGTAAACCACCGCGGGGCATTAAGACTCCAAAAGAAACT AGCGGATTACTAATGACCATGATTCGAGCATTGTCTGCTACTGAATCTAATGAACATCGTGAAATTGAAAAAACTGCATTAGAAAGAGAATATAAAAGATGTGATCAAAAATTAGAGGAATTAATTTCTATGGAACATCAAAATCTTGCTCgtgtaatgcatttatttacaTCAGTGTCtagtgaaattaatttatctagAGAACGAGTTCAAGCTGCTAAGCAGAAGCTTCTTGCATGTAAAACATTATTACGATGTAAACGGGATGAGCTAAGAAAATTTTATGTTGAGAGTATTGAGCAACATCACATGCTAACACAATTGACTCAAAT tgaacAAATTAAAGAAGTACCTTTTCAATTGAACATGTTAGaatcaaaaaatcaatacttACAATGTACTAAATTACTGATGGACACattacaaataagtaataatgatttgaaaaatatagatGCATTAAATGAATTAAGAATTGAACTGAAACACAAAAAACAa gcTCTATACAATAGATTATTGGATGAATTAATGAatcatatttatgttatttcacCACAATCTGCTAAATCATTTCGTCGTACTGGGTCAGATGGATACAATTCTTCATTTGGACAAAGTACAAGAAgatcatacaaatatataccacAAATTGCTTCAcacaa agacattttaaatgaaaataatgagaCTGATATAAACGAGCTTGATACTGAAAAATTTGTCCCTATAGCTGTCGAGTGCCTTGCCATACTTTTTAAGTTAAATGATACAATTGAA aaattgAAATCTACAATGCAAACACAATTAGTTGAAATTGTGGAAAAAACTACAAAACAAATATCAACTACAAATCAATCAAAAAATTCTGGAGAACAATTAGTAACATTAGTAAATGGagtcattttacaattttattcagTTGTTGATGCACACCAACTCTTTTTGTGCAGCTTAGATAAGATTGTTGATCAAAAACTATTAGCCAATGTCAACAAATATGATCTTAAATATGTTTGGGAAAACATTGAGTCTATT GTGCAAATGTTCTTAAGTAACTATTTGGATGTAAATAGTCATtcagatttaattataaaatctacaccaatttttagtaatattgatctgaatgtttttttttcaaagaaaaaaattcaaag acCAAAACAATGtctttttaagttttcaaatgCTTTTGAAAGTTCTTCGGATATATTAGAA agACCTTTTACCAGCATAACACAAACACAAACAATGATTTGCACATCAAGTTCagataatatcatttatatatatgaacCACTCACTATGTTTATACAACAAATTGAACAATCAATAAACAT gaatacaTGTACTTTAAGTTTATGGCTTAATGAATATATAAGAACAGTTTTTCTTGATCGTCAGCATAGTAAAGTAGCAACTACAGTTGAATCAATTACTAAACAAGCTGATGCTTGGCATTCAATTACTACACCGGAACAAATTCAGGAGTTGATTATTTCTAGACCATTATTATCA agtACTGTTAGTATATGGAATAATATATGTCAAATAAAAAAGTTGGTCATAACTATGCCAGAATATGCATCACATTTCTTAATGATTATGGTTAGCATTAGTAGAAGCTATAAAGAAACTTGTGATAACTTATTTACTTCCAGTATTAAATCATGTGATAATACTACCAAGCTAGTTAGTTATTTATGGATTCAAAAACATGATTTAGTTGACTATCTTAA acAATCTCACAACTGGGTGAGAAGAGAATATGAAAACAAGTCAAAAAAAAGTTCAGTGGATGAACTAAAACGATATACCCAAGAAGCTGATAAGTTGTTTGAGAACTTGGAAGGAAATGATTTTAAAGTAACTAGTGTTTCAGATATAAATCAACTTAGGTGTTTAGCACACCTTTTGGAAAGCATG GAAtggtttggaaaaaaattaaatgagatTTCAAATCCAGaatcaaaacattatttagtTCCCAAATTGAACACTTCTAAaacagacaataataatttaccattgTCATTAGTTGAAACTTTACACCAACTGGGTAAAGATTTCCTAGAGATTTCAGATAATATTCTTTTGTACCTTTATTTAGAA gtgcgtgctcaaagtatttattatctattacccAGTTTTGAATCAGCTATTGGAAATACAACAGAACCCAAAGTCTTAGATCTTAATCAATCTGTGTCATCTTTGCATGAAGCTATGTTAAATGCAATTTCAAATAGTAAATctcaatacatttttgaaggACTTGGTGAAGTGATGGCCAAAAGTTTAGTAAACTATACTCGTAATATAGAAACAATTGATGAAATtgcaattagaaaaataatacgtGATATTACAATGTTAAAATACAACATAGCTGCAATGTTAGGGGCATCACAAGTTACTTTAGAAAAAACAGttcattattatgaattattacttTGCACACCAAAg GAAATACTGGAAGAGATATTGGAGAAAGGAGCTGGTTTCAGTGAAGCAGAGTATTTAAATTTGCTACAAATTGTTCATaggagtaataaaaatatagaagaaACAACTAGTttacaaaatgatttaaatagatTATCTGATATTTTATCACAGACT